The DNA sequence GAGTGGCTGGCCACTCGCAGATCGCCGACGGCCGGGCCCACCACGACCGGGCCCGGGCCGAACAGGCCCGCCAGCGGCTCGGCTGCGACCATCACGGCCGAGTCCCCGCTGAGCTTCTCGCTGATGCCCACGACCGCGATGACGCGCTCGCCCTGCACCCCGGCCAGCACGTCGTGGCCGGCCCGCCGCGCCGCCGAGCGCAGGTCCTCCAGCACCGACTCGGAGTCCGCCCCGCCGAGGCTGCCCGCCAGGGCCGTTACGGGCGTGCGCGACCAGCCCAGCGCCGAGCCCCACGTCTGCAGCCCTTCCTCCCGGTCGCCGTGCAGCAGCGCGTCGACCACCAACGCCTCCAACCGGGCGTCCCAGGCCCCGCGGGCCTCGGCGGCGCGGGCGTAGACCTTCGCCGAGCTGAAGGCGACCTCGCGGGTGTAGTGCAGCACGGCCTCGCGCAGCTGCTGCTCCCCGCCGGGCGCCGCGAGCTCGTCGACCTGGTTCTCCACCACGTCGATGACCACCCGGATCATGTCGACGGTCTGCTGCAGCGTGACCGATCGGGTCAGCTCGCGGGGCGCGGTGCCGAACACCTCCACGGTGATGGCCGGGCGACCCCGCCCCGGGTTCTTGAACCAGTCGACGAAAGCCGCCACACCCGACTGGGCCACCAGTCCCACCCATGAACGGTCCTCCGCCGACATGCGCCGGAACCACGACAGCCGACTCTCCATGCGGGCGACCGCGGCCGTGCCCAGAGCGCCCATGGCGCGCTCCAGACGCTGGACGGTGGCGGCTCGGATCGCGTCGTCGTCGCCCGCCGCCGGCGGTTCGGTGCGGTCAGTGGAATCCGTGCTCACGCTTCTAGACTGGCATCGACGCAGGTGCGCCGACGACACCGCGGCCGGCCCTCGGGGGGCCGACACCGGCCGCAGCCCCCTTGCACGCGCCGATCGCGACCGGCAGTGTGACCAGTACCGCTTTTTCCACCACCTCGGCGCCTAAGTTGTAGAACGGGCACAAACACCGGGCCGGTATTTTCGTCCGGGTCCTCATCCGTTCGGAGGGGGTCCACAGGGCAGTGTTGGTGACGTGCTTGTCATCGTTGCTCCCGGCCAGGGCGCCCAGGTTCCCGGATTCCTCGCCCCCTGGCTCGAACTCCCCGGTATGGCCGACCGCTTCGACCGGTGGTCCGAGGTCGTCGGCCTCGACCTGAAGCGCTACGGCACCACCGCCGACGCCGACGAGATCCGCGACACCGCGGTGGCCCAGCCGCTGCTGGTCGCCGCGGGGCTCGCGGCCGCCACCGCGCTCTTCGGGGACCTCGACTCCGCCCCCGCCTCGATCGACGCCGCGGCCGGCCACAGCGTCGGCGAACTCACCGCCGCGAGCCTGGCGGGCGTGCTGTCGCCCCAGGACGCGCTGATGCTGGTGGCCGAGCGCGGCAGAGGCATGGCCGACGCGGCGGCGGCGACCGCAACCGGCATGACCGCCGTGCTCGGCGGCGATCGCGCCGAGGTGCTGGCCGCCCTGGAGTCACACGGGCTCACTCCCGCCAACGACAACGGCTCGGGCCAGATCGTGGCCGCCGGGACCACCGAGCAGCTCGCCGCCCTGGCGGCCGACCCGCCGGCCCGCGCCCGGCTGCGCTCGCTGTCGGTGGCCGGCGCCTTCCACACCCACCACATGGCGCCCGCCGCGGACCGCGTCTCGCGGGTGGCCAAGGGCATCGCACCCGCCGACCCCCGCACCCGGCTGCTGTCCAACCGCGACGGCGCCGTGGTCGCCGGCGGGTCCGAATACCTCGACCGCCTCGTCGAGCAGATCAGCTCCCCCGTACGCTGGGACTCCTGCACCGAGACGCTGGCCGGCCTGGGCGCCACCGCGATCGTCGAACTGCCTCCGGCGGGCACCCTGACGGGCCTGGCCAAGCGCGGACTGCCGGGCACCGAGCGGCTGGCCGTCAAGTCCCCCGACGATCTGGACCGTGCCCGCGAGCTGGTCCGCGACCACGCCGAAGGCACCGCTCCCCGACAGGAAGGCCGCCCCTGATGAACCTCCTCCCCGCGGCGGGCGGCGCGCGCGTCCTCGCGTTCGGCGAGTACCAGCCCGCCAACGTGGTGACCAACGACGACCTCGCCCAGCGCGTCGACACCAACGACGAGTGGATCCAGAGCCGCGTCGGCATCCGGGAGCGGCGCATCGCCGGCCCCGAGGACTCGGTGGTCTCCATGGCCGCGACCGCCGGCGGAAAAGCGCTGGCCGCGAGCGGGATGGCGCCGGCCGACATCGATCTGGTCATCGTGGCCACCTGCACGCTGACCGAGCAGATCCCCAACTCCGCCGCCCGTGTCGCGGCGCGGCTGGGCATCGAGGCCCCGGGCGCTTTCGACGTCAACGCCGCCTGCGCCGGGTTCTGCTACGCGCTGGGCCTGGCGTCGGATTCCGTACGGGCGGGGTCGGCGCGCAACGTGCTGGTCATCGGCTCGGAGAAGCTGTCGGACTGGCTCGACTGGCAGGACCGCTCCACCTGTGTGATCTTCGCCGACGGAGCCGGCGCCGCCGTCGTCAGCGCCTCGGAGAACCCCGGCATCGGCCCGGTCGTGTGGGGCAGCTCCGGCGAACGCGCCGACAAGATCTTCCTGCGCGAAGGCAAGTACCTCTTCCAGGAGGGACAGGCGGTCTTCCGCTGGGCCACCACGGAGCTCAACGCCGTAGCCGCCGAGGCGCTGCGCCGGGCCGGGGTCGAAGCCGGGCAACTGACCGCCTTCGTACCCCATCAGGCCAACCTGCGCATCGTCGAGGCGATAGCTCGAAGGCTGGGAGCGCCCCAGGCGATCATCGCCCGCGATATCGTCACCGCGGGCAACACCTCGTCTGCATCCGTCCCGCTTGCGCTGGCGCGCATGTCCGGGCGCGGCGAACTGCCCTCGGGGAGCCTCGTGCTCACCATGGGATTCGGCGCCGGCCTGACCTACTCGGCCCAGGTGCTGGAGATTCCCTAGACACTTGCGGTGCGCCCGGCTCCGGTCGGCGCCGCCGCAGCATGTACCGACCGCAACTCACGTCACCGAAGGAGAAGCCCGAAATGGCGCACACCGAGCAGGAGATCTTGAACGGCCTCGGCGAGATCGTCGACGAGATCGCCGGCGTCTCGGCAAGCGAGGTCACCCCGGAGAAGAGCTTCGTCGACGACCTGGACATCGACTCCCTGTCGATGGTGGAGATCGCCGTCGCCGCGCAGGACAAGTTCGGCGTCGAGATCCCCGACGACCAGCTCAAGGACCTCAAGACCGTCCAGGACGTCATCAACTTCATCCAGAAGTAGCGCGCCGCGCCCGCCGGCGGCCGCGCCGGCGGGCCGGGCCCCACCCCGGCCCCGCGCACCAGCCCCTGCCAAGCCCGGCCGCGAACCGGCCGGAGCTCGACCACCCGATGAGAAGGGCGATCAGGACGATGCACACCACCGAAGTCGTCGTTACGGGACTCGGCGCGACCACTCCCCTGGGAGGTGACGTCGCCGGCACCTGGTCCGCACTTCTCGAAGGCCGGTCCGGAATCGCCACGATCCACGAGGACTGGGTCGCCGACCTGCCGGTCCACTTCGCCGGGCGGATCGCCCAGGAACCCAGCGAGGTGCTGCCCCGCCCCCGGCTGCGCCGCCTCGACCGCACCCAGCAGTTCTCGCTGATCGCCGCCAAGGAAGCCTGGGAGGACGCGGGCTCCCCCGGCGTCGACCCGACGCGCCTGGGCGCCGTCGTCTCCAGCGGCATCGGCGGCATCCTGACCATCCTGGAGCAGTACGACACCTTCCGCGAGCGCGGGTGGAAGCGCGTCTCGCCGTTCACCGTGCCGATGCTGATGCCCAACGGGCCCGCCGCGGCGGTGTCGCTGGAGTACTCCGCCCGCGCCGGTGCGCACGCGCCGGTGAGCGCCTGCGCCTCCAGTGCCGAGGCCGTGGCCGACGCCGTCCACATGATCCGCAGCGGCCGCGCCGACGTGGTGATCGCGGGCGGCACCGAGGCCGCCATCCATCCGCTGAACCTGGCCTCCTTCGCCTCCATGCGCGCGCTGTCCACCCGCAACGACGATCCGCAGGGCGCGTCGCGTCCCTGGGACACCGGCCGCGACGGGTTCGTCATGGGCGAGGGCGCCGGCATCGTCGTGCTGGAGTCGGCCGAGCACGCCGCCGCGCGCGGGGCCCGCGTCTACGCGGTGGCCGCCGGAGTCGGCTACTCCAACGACGCCCACGACATCGTGCTGCCCGACCCCGAGGGCGCGGGCCAGGCCCAGGCCATCCGCGACCTGCTGGAGGACTCCGGCTTGGCGCCCGCTGAGATCGCCCACGTCAACGCGCACGCCACCTCCACGCCCGCCGGCGACGTCGGCGAGACCGCCGCCATCCGCGCGGCGCTGGGCGACTCCGCCGCCGACCGGGTCGCGGTGACCTCCACCAAGTCCATGACCGGCCACCTGCTGGGCGGCGCCGGCGCGGTGGAGTCCATCGCCACGGTCCTGGCGCTGTACGAGGGCCGCATCCCGCCGACGATCAACATCGAG is a window from the Streptomonospora litoralis genome containing:
- a CDS encoding PucR family transcriptional regulator, whose protein sequence is MSTDSTDRTEPPAAGDDDAIRAATVQRLERAMGALGTAAVARMESRLSWFRRMSAEDRSWVGLVAQSGVAAFVDWFKNPGRGRPAITVEVFGTAPRELTRSVTLQQTVDMIRVVIDVVENQVDELAAPGGEQQLREAVLHYTREVAFSSAKVYARAAEARGAWDARLEALVVDALLHGDREEGLQTWGSALGWSRTPVTALAGSLGGADSESVLEDLRSAARRAGHDVLAGVQGERVIAVVGISEKLSGDSAVMVAAEPLAGLFGPGPVVVGPAVGDLRVASHSVRAAVNGLRAAVAWPDAPRPVRAEDLLPERALEGDTAARTQLVEEIYLPLRSAGSPLLDTLSVYLEHASSLESTARMLFVHPNTVRYRLSRIAELTGHAPADGRGSFVLRIAITLGRLSEREP
- a CDS encoding acyl carrier protein; amino-acid sequence: MAHTEQEILNGLGEIVDEIAGVSASEVTPEKSFVDDLDIDSLSMVEIAVAAQDKFGVEIPDDQLKDLKTVQDVINFIQK
- the fabF gene encoding beta-ketoacyl-ACP synthase II, giving the protein MHTTEVVVTGLGATTPLGGDVAGTWSALLEGRSGIATIHEDWVADLPVHFAGRIAQEPSEVLPRPRLRRLDRTQQFSLIAAKEAWEDAGSPGVDPTRLGAVVSSGIGGILTILEQYDTFRERGWKRVSPFTVPMLMPNGPAAAVSLEYSARAGAHAPVSACASSAEAVADAVHMIRSGRADVVIAGGTEAAIHPLNLASFASMRALSTRNDDPQGASRPWDTGRDGFVMGEGAGIVVLESAEHAAARGARVYAVAAGVGYSNDAHDIVLPDPEGAGQAQAIRDLLEDSGLAPAEIAHVNAHATSTPAGDVGETAAIRAALGDSAADRVAVTSTKSMTGHLLGGAGAVESIATVLALYEGRIPPTINIEELDPEVRVDIVRDKPRDMPADAVAAVNESFGFGGHNVAVAFRRA
- a CDS encoding beta-ketoacyl-ACP synthase III: MNLLPAAGGARVLAFGEYQPANVVTNDDLAQRVDTNDEWIQSRVGIRERRIAGPEDSVVSMAATAGGKALAASGMAPADIDLVIVATCTLTEQIPNSAARVAARLGIEAPGAFDVNAACAGFCYALGLASDSVRAGSARNVLVIGSEKLSDWLDWQDRSTCVIFADGAGAAVVSASENPGIGPVVWGSSGERADKIFLREGKYLFQEGQAVFRWATTELNAVAAEALRRAGVEAGQLTAFVPHQANLRIVEAIARRLGAPQAIIARDIVTAGNTSSASVPLALARMSGRGELPSGSLVLTMGFGAGLTYSAQVLEIP
- a CDS encoding ACP S-malonyltransferase is translated as MLVIVAPGQGAQVPGFLAPWLELPGMADRFDRWSEVVGLDLKRYGTTADADEIRDTAVAQPLLVAAGLAAATALFGDLDSAPASIDAAAGHSVGELTAASLAGVLSPQDALMLVAERGRGMADAAAATATGMTAVLGGDRAEVLAALESHGLTPANDNGSGQIVAAGTTEQLAALAADPPARARLRSLSVAGAFHTHHMAPAADRVSRVAKGIAPADPRTRLLSNRDGAVVAGGSEYLDRLVEQISSPVRWDSCTETLAGLGATAIVELPPAGTLTGLAKRGLPGTERLAVKSPDDLDRARELVRDHAEGTAPRQEGRP